In a genomic window of Dyadobacter fermentans DSM 18053:
- the yihA gene encoding ribosome biogenesis GTP-binding protein YihA/YsxC, with amino-acid sequence MKVQEARYVMSNSDYQKCPEPVLPEYAFIGRSNVGKSSLINMLTSKKALAKTSQQPGKTQMINHFIIDDAWYLVDLPGYGYAKVSKVEREKWEKMIHDYLHYRENLICTFVLVDVRHSAMAVDLNFMAALGEAGIPFEIIFTKADKLKPAQVASQVEAYKRKMAELWEEVPEMYVTSAEKNEGREPILTAIETYNQSFVKTK; translated from the coding sequence ATGAAAGTTCAGGAAGCCAGATACGTGATGAGTAACTCCGATTACCAGAAATGCCCGGAGCCCGTCCTTCCCGAATATGCATTCATCGGCCGTTCCAATGTGGGTAAATCGTCGCTGATTAACATGCTGACTAGCAAAAAAGCCCTGGCAAAAACGTCGCAGCAGCCTGGAAAAACGCAGATGATCAACCATTTCATCATCGATGACGCGTGGTACCTCGTCGATTTGCCTGGCTACGGCTATGCCAAAGTAAGCAAGGTTGAGCGCGAAAAATGGGAAAAAATGATCCACGATTACCTGCATTACCGCGAAAACCTTATTTGCACGTTCGTGCTGGTGGACGTCCGCCACAGCGCCATGGCCGTCGACCTGAACTTTATGGCCGCTCTTGGCGAAGCGGGCATTCCGTTTGAAATTATTTTTACCAAAGCCGACAAACTCAAACCGGCCCAGGTAGCCAGCCAGGTGGAGGCTTACAAGCGTAAAATGGCGGAACTTTGGGAAGAAGTGCCCGAAATGTACGTAACGTCGGCGGAGAAAAATGAAGGCCGCGAGCCCATTCTGACGGCAATAGAAACTTATAATCAGTCGTTTGTGAAGACAAAATAG
- a CDS encoding SPOR domain-containing protein, which produces MSSGSEYKEDLSSVRPRYEYVEPAVVTRAEPAAPAGSGNTPKPSADKPLYVNKKLESALDTLAKQNKSIRYINGFRIQIYVGNVRQEADGAKSYIYQAFPDLNPYVSYTQPTYRVKVGDFMYRSDAEQYLDLIREQYASAVILADRVDIKRSLLVNPAGDHN; this is translated from the coding sequence GTGAGCTCAGGTTCCGAATACAAGGAAGACCTGTCGTCCGTGCGCCCGCGCTACGAATATGTAGAACCGGCCGTCGTAACCCGTGCAGAACCCGCAGCACCTGCCGGAAGCGGCAACACTCCGAAACCCAGCGCTGATAAGCCGCTGTATGTCAATAAGAAGCTCGAATCGGCACTGGATACGCTGGCGAAGCAAAACAAGTCGATCCGCTATATCAATGGATTTAGAATCCAGATATATGTGGGTAACGTGCGGCAGGAAGCGGATGGTGCCAAGTCCTATATTTACCAGGCCTTTCCGGATCTCAATCCCTACGTTTCGTACACCCAGCCGACCTACCGCGTGAAGGTGGGCGATTTCATGTACCGGAGCGACGCCGAGCAATATCTCGATCTGATCCGTGAGCAATATGCCTCCGCGGTGATCCTCGCCGACAGGGTGGATATCAAACGGAGCCTTCTGGTAAACCCCGCCGGGGACCATAACTAG
- a CDS encoding glycosyltransferase, whose amino-acid sequence MKRVLLISTVHPATDSRIMYKIVPSLRSGYEVFCALPQLYASEKRLISLPRFERLLPRLLFAHPVALVKCLMLRPHIVHIFVPELIPLALLFQCIGARVIYEVQENLFKKFAIKTYNNSLIFRVLFKFFDKLARRKFHCIFTDDAYLEEYTDLAKSSVVIHNYVSLPVIDALGNEAVPVQRPEFFYLGVVSMERCLDTMIEALARLKSGYADFHLHLFGPVRVSSTALKSLPGYQQVAGHITFHGYTDQKIAMRVAARAVAGIALLKPVADYPESLPTKLFEYMALKLPLITSDFPLYKQIVGQAACGFCISPYDADALCYALEQCMNNGSLRHEMGRNARKAAETVYNWASEEKLLLAFYNNILIS is encoded by the coding sequence ATGAAACGCGTGTTGCTGATCAGCACCGTGCATCCGGCGACGGACTCGCGCATCATGTACAAAATCGTCCCTTCGCTGCGTAGCGGCTACGAGGTGTTTTGTGCATTGCCGCAGCTGTATGCCTCCGAAAAAAGGCTGATCAGCCTGCCGCGGTTTGAAAGGCTGCTTCCCAGGTTACTTTTTGCACATCCCGTGGCGTTGGTGAAATGCCTGATGCTGAGGCCGCACATTGTCCACATTTTCGTGCCCGAGCTCATTCCCCTGGCGCTCCTGTTTCAATGCATTGGTGCGCGGGTGATTTATGAAGTTCAGGAGAACCTGTTCAAGAAGTTTGCCATTAAAACTTATAACAACAGTCTGATATTCAGGGTACTTTTCAAATTCTTCGATAAACTGGCGCGGAGGAAGTTCCATTGCATTTTCACGGACGATGCCTATCTCGAAGAATATACGGACCTGGCTAAATCTTCCGTCGTAATCCATAACTATGTGTCATTGCCGGTGATCGATGCGCTCGGAAACGAGGCCGTGCCCGTGCAGAGGCCGGAATTTTTCTATTTGGGAGTTGTTTCGATGGAGCGTTGCCTCGACACGATGATCGAGGCGCTGGCCAGGCTGAAAAGCGGCTACGCCGATTTCCACCTGCATCTTTTCGGCCCGGTGCGCGTGAGCAGCACCGCATTGAAGAGCCTTCCGGGTTATCAGCAGGTTGCCGGCCATATCACATTCCACGGTTACACCGATCAGAAAATTGCCATGCGTGTGGCCGCGCGGGCGGTGGCGGGCATTGCCCTGCTGAAACCAGTTGCGGATTATCCCGAATCGCTTCCGACGAAGCTGTTCGAGTATATGGCATTAAAATTGCCGCTGATTACCTCCGACTTCCCATTATACAAGCAAATTGTCGGGCAAGCCGCCTGCGGTTTCTGCATTTCACCTTACGACGCCGACGCCCTGTGCTACGCGCTCGAACAATGCATGAATAATGGAAGTTTACGACACGAAATGGGCCGCAATGCGCGGAAGGCAGCGGAAACGGTATACAACTGGGCCTCGGAAGAAAAGCTGTTGCTGGCATTTTACAACAACATACTCATCAGTTAA
- a CDS encoding DUF5606 family protein, giving the protein MSEKVESTGMELLKEVANVSGKPGLFRILKPSRAGVIVEGLDEKREKTLIGPTARVSVLKDVSIFTDGAEESVALSEVFLKIREVHGEEVKLAVKTSSDKELIEFLAEVLPEFDRSKVYVSDIKKVITWYNLLSKYIPEAFAASEGEAEPVAEPVAEEAEAKEEPAKKAAKKEKSKA; this is encoded by the coding sequence ATGAGTGAAAAAGTAGAGTCAACAGGAATGGAATTGCTGAAAGAAGTAGCCAACGTATCTGGAAAACCAGGGTTGTTCCGCATTCTGAAACCCAGCCGTGCGGGTGTAATCGTAGAAGGCCTGGATGAGAAACGTGAAAAAACGCTGATCGGCCCAACGGCGCGCGTATCGGTGCTGAAAGACGTTTCAATCTTTACAGATGGCGCAGAGGAATCCGTTGCCCTGTCGGAGGTGTTCCTGAAAATCCGCGAAGTGCACGGCGAAGAAGTGAAACTGGCTGTTAAAACCTCGTCGGACAAAGAGCTGATCGAGTTTCTTGCTGAGGTACTTCCTGAGTTCGACCGCTCAAAAGTGTATGTTTCAGACATCAAGAAGGTCATTACCTGGTATAACCTGCTTTCAAAATACATTCCTGAGGCATTTGCAGCATCGGAAGGCGAAGCGGAACCCGTAGCGGAGCCGGTTGCAGAAGAAGCGGAAGCAAAGGAAGAGCCTGCTAAAAAGGCTGCGAAAAAGGAAAAAAGCAAGGCATAA
- a CDS encoding ROK family protein: MEQYLGIDVGGTNVKMGIVDATDGRISNFYSHDTASWRSSGHFIDRLGDAIALQLVEYPEVKKVGIGVPGLISRDRTTLIEITAIPEIDGITIVPDLKARFPQHDFYLENDANAAALGEYYFGEDKLPEDYIFVTLGTGIGGAAIIDKKVFKGGGGNAMEPGHVPSKNGKVLERNIGKKELLDMANAMRAAYTGTTQLPADGTISTTGLVAAASAGDELAKAVFHEMGYLLGEGLVSMVRILDITTILIGGGISASFEFILPAINDRFKYWLTPYYLKTISIKRATLANDAGLLGAASLCFE; this comes from the coding sequence ATGGAACAATACCTCGGTATAGACGTGGGCGGTACTAACGTAAAAATGGGGATCGTTGACGCTACGGATGGAAGAATCTCGAATTTTTACAGTCACGATACCGCCAGCTGGCGCAGCTCCGGGCATTTTATAGACAGATTAGGCGATGCAATAGCGCTCCAGCTGGTTGAATATCCCGAAGTCAAAAAAGTAGGGATCGGTGTTCCGGGACTCATTTCCCGCGACAGAACCACGCTGATCGAAATCACGGCAATCCCCGAAATCGACGGGATCACCATTGTTCCGGATTTGAAAGCACGCTTCCCGCAGCACGATTTTTACCTCGAAAACGACGCGAATGCGGCAGCTTTGGGTGAATATTATTTTGGCGAAGACAAACTTCCGGAAGACTACATCTTCGTAACGCTCGGCACCGGCATCGGCGGCGCGGCGATTATCGACAAGAAAGTGTTCAAAGGCGGCGGCGGCAATGCGATGGAGCCCGGCCACGTGCCTTCCAAAAACGGAAAAGTACTCGAACGCAACATCGGTAAGAAAGAACTGCTCGATATGGCCAATGCCATGCGCGCGGCTTACACCGGCACCACGCAGCTCCCGGCAGACGGCACCATTTCCACAACCGGCCTCGTAGCCGCAGCTTCGGCAGGCGACGAACTCGCAAAAGCCGTTTTCCACGAAATGGGTTACCTGCTCGGCGAAGGCCTCGTGTCGATGGTTCGTATCCTCGATATCACAACAATTTTGATCGGCGGTGGTATTTCTGCTTCGTTTGAGTTTATTTTGCCCGCGATTAACGATCGTTTCAAGTACTGGCTCACGCCTTATTACCTTAAAACTATCAGCATCAAACGCGCAACGCTTGCTAACGACGCCGGACTGCTTGGAGCAGCTTCACTGTGTTTTGAGTAA
- a CDS encoding glycosyltransferase family 2 protein, protein MKLSVIVPAYNEEKTIRNVLDKLKSVDLIGNFQKEIVIVNDCSADNTEAVAKRFIEENPELEVAYFRHEYNQGKGAALHTGIRRATGDYIIVQDADLEYDPQEFNILLKPVIEGYADVVYGSRFMGGRPHRILFFWHTIGNKFLTFLSNMFTNLNLTDMETCYKLFRADQLKSLTLLEKRFGFEPEVTAKISKIPKIRIYEVGVSYYGRTYEEGKKINWKDGFRALYCIVRYGLGS, encoded by the coding sequence ATGAAATTATCGGTTATCGTTCCTGCCTACAATGAAGAAAAGACAATCCGAAATGTGCTGGATAAACTCAAATCCGTTGACCTGATAGGCAATTTTCAAAAGGAGATCGTAATTGTGAACGACTGTTCCGCCGACAACACGGAAGCGGTTGCTAAAAGATTTATAGAAGAGAATCCCGAGCTGGAAGTGGCTTACTTCCGGCATGAATACAACCAGGGAAAAGGGGCGGCATTGCACACAGGCATCCGCAGGGCCACGGGCGACTACATTATCGTTCAGGACGCCGACCTTGAATATGATCCCCAGGAATTCAATATATTGCTAAAACCGGTTATCGAAGGATATGCGGATGTGGTGTATGGCTCCCGCTTTATGGGCGGAAGACCGCACCGCATCCTTTTTTTCTGGCACACCATCGGGAACAAGTTCCTGACGTTCCTGAGCAACATGTTCACCAACCTCAATCTGACGGACATGGAAACATGCTACAAGCTCTTCCGCGCCGATCAGCTCAAAAGCCTCACGCTGCTCGAAAAACGTTTCGGTTTCGAGCCGGAAGTGACGGCTAAAATCTCCAAAATCCCGAAAATACGCATTTACGAAGTGGGCGTGTCGTACTATGGCCGCACGTATGAGGAGGGTAAAAAAATCAACTGGAAAGACGGCTTCCGCGCACTCTACTGCATTGTGCGCTACGGATTAGGAAGCTAG
- the gmd gene encoding GDP-mannose 4,6-dehydratase, with the protein MKKALITGITGQDGSYLAELLLSKGYEVHGIKRRSSLFNTQRIDHIYEDPHEKNVRFHLHYGDLSDSTNIIRIIQEVQPDEIYNLGAMSHVQVSFEEPEYTANVDGIGTLRILEAVRLLGLTEKTKIYQASTSELYGLVQEVPQSERTPFYPRSPYAVAKLYGYWITVNYREAYNMFAVNGILFNHESPLRGETFVTRKITRAVARIALGLQDKVFLGNLDAQRDWGHAKDFVEAMWLILQQETPEDFVIATGVTTRIREFVRMAFAEVGIEVEFTGEGVNEIAKVVKCNNPEFQVEVGKEVVAVDPRYFRPTEVELLIGDPTKSMEKLGWKPKYDLKALVNDMVAADVQLFRKDRLLESSGHRVPNYYE; encoded by the coding sequence ATGAAGAAAGCGCTAATTACAGGGATCACCGGCCAGGATGGCTCCTATTTGGCCGAGCTCCTTTTGAGCAAGGGATACGAGGTACATGGTATCAAACGCCGCAGTTCGTTGTTCAACACCCAGCGGATCGACCATATTTACGAAGACCCGCATGAGAAAAACGTGCGCTTTCACCTTCATTACGGCGACCTGAGCGATTCGACGAACATCATCCGGATCATCCAGGAAGTGCAGCCCGACGAGATATATAACCTCGGCGCCATGTCGCACGTGCAGGTAAGTTTCGAAGAACCTGAATACACTGCCAACGTCGACGGCATCGGAACGCTCCGCATCCTCGAAGCCGTTCGTTTGCTGGGGCTTACCGAAAAAACCAAAATATACCAGGCATCTACTTCCGAACTGTACGGATTGGTGCAGGAAGTGCCGCAATCGGAGCGTACGCCGTTTTATCCCCGCTCCCCGTATGCAGTGGCCAAGCTTTATGGTTACTGGATCACTGTCAACTACCGCGAGGCGTATAATATGTTTGCGGTGAACGGGATTTTGTTCAACCACGAATCTCCTTTGCGTGGTGAAACTTTCGTAACACGCAAAATCACCCGCGCCGTTGCCCGTATCGCATTGGGCTTGCAGGATAAAGTGTTCCTCGGTAACCTCGACGCGCAGCGCGACTGGGGCCACGCAAAAGACTTCGTGGAAGCCATGTGGCTCATTCTGCAACAGGAAACACCGGAGGATTTCGTGATTGCGACGGGTGTTACCACGCGCATCCGCGAGTTCGTGAGAATGGCATTTGCCGAAGTAGGCATTGAAGTCGAATTCACAGGAGAAGGCGTGAACGAAATCGCGAAGGTCGTAAAATGCAATAATCCCGAGTTCCAGGTGGAAGTCGGCAAAGAAGTAGTGGCGGTTGACCCACGTTACTTCCGTCCGACCGAAGTGGAATTGCTGATCGGCGATCCAACGAAATCCATGGAGAAATTGGGCTGGAAACCGAAATACGACCTCAAAGCGCTCGTGAACGACATGGTTGCGGCCGACGTGCAGCTGTTCCGCAAGGACCGTTTGCTGGAAAGCAGCGGCCACCGCGTTCCAAACTACTACGAATAA
- a CDS encoding thioredoxin family protein, translating to MKSLKNLGFAMAALMLAMSVATAGEGDKKATAASTIAADKGIQFTEAKWAEILKQAKKENKLIFLDAYTTWCGPCKLLQKNVFTRDDVAATFNGNFINVKIDMESGEGPALTKKYPIEGYPTLFFINSKGKVVKQLLGYQQPADLIKAAKAVQKGPTS from the coding sequence ATGAAAAGTTTGAAGAATCTCGGATTTGCAATGGCTGCGCTGATGCTCGCCATGTCGGTTGCAACGGCCGGGGAAGGGGATAAAAAAGCCACCGCTGCGTCGACAATCGCAGCCGATAAAGGCATTCAGTTCACGGAAGCCAAGTGGGCGGAAATTTTGAAGCAAGCCAAAAAGGAGAACAAGCTGATCTTCCTCGACGCTTATACTACCTGGTGCGGCCCGTGCAAGCTTTTGCAAAAGAACGTCTTCACACGCGACGACGTCGCCGCGACTTTCAATGGTAATTTCATCAATGTGAAAATAGACATGGAGAGCGGCGAAGGTCCGGCGCTAACCAAAAAATATCCGATAGAAGGTTATCCCACCTTGTTTTTCATTAATTCAAAAGGCAAAGTGGTGAAACAGCTGCTGGGCTACCAGCAGCCTGCCGACCTGATCAAGGCGGCCAAGGCGGTGCAGAAGGGGCCAACTAGCTAA
- the murB gene encoding UDP-N-acetylmuramate dehydrogenase: MQVQSNVSLRDLNTFGLDADARFFINVRSVEELTAILRDPEWKNFPKFILGGGSNILLTKDIDALVIHPDIKGITIVEETEETVVLEVGAGEVWHDFVMHCVDKGYGGVENLSLIPGTVGAAPMQNIGAYGVEIRSVIVSVEAVDIETGEIRVFSNAECEFGYRESVFKKALKNKYVITGATFRLSKQPVLNAAYGDVQKTLQEMGADNPTIRDISAAIMQIRRSKLPDPAEIGNAGSFFKNPEIPVAQFASLHEMHPEVPGYPVDAETVKVPAGWLIEQAGWKGYREGAIGVHARQALVLVNYGGGTGAEIKALSEKIQASVAEKFGIRLNAEVNFI; the protein is encoded by the coding sequence ATGCAAGTACAATCCAACGTTTCACTCCGCGATCTCAATACATTCGGGCTTGATGCCGATGCCCGGTTTTTTATCAATGTGCGGTCTGTTGAAGAATTGACAGCCATTTTGCGCGATCCTGAATGGAAGAACTTTCCCAAATTCATCCTTGGCGGCGGCAGCAATATCCTGCTCACAAAGGATATTGATGCGCTGGTGATCCATCCCGATATCAAGGGTATTACTATTGTGGAGGAAACTGAGGAAACGGTTGTACTGGAAGTGGGTGCCGGCGAGGTTTGGCACGATTTCGTCATGCATTGTGTGGACAAAGGCTATGGCGGTGTGGAAAACCTCTCGCTCATTCCCGGAACAGTGGGCGCGGCGCCAATGCAAAACATCGGGGCTTATGGTGTCGAGATCAGGAGCGTGATCGTTTCCGTAGAAGCGGTGGATATCGAAACCGGCGAGATACGTGTTTTCAGCAACGCAGAATGCGAATTCGGCTATCGCGAAAGCGTTTTTAAAAAAGCATTGAAAAACAAATACGTGATTACCGGCGCCACTTTCAGGCTCAGCAAACAGCCCGTGCTGAATGCGGCTTACGGCGACGTGCAGAAGACCTTGCAGGAAATGGGCGCCGATAATCCCACGATCCGCGACATCAGCGCGGCGATCATGCAGATCCGCCGCAGCAAACTGCCCGATCCGGCGGAAATCGGGAACGCAGGTAGTTTTTTCAAGAACCCCGAAATACCGGTTGCGCAGTTTGCATCACTTCATGAAATGCACCCGGAAGTGCCCGGCTATCCCGTGGACGCCGAAACCGTGAAGGTGCCGGCCGGCTGGCTGATCGAACAGGCAGGCTGGAAGGGTTACCGCGAGGGGGCGATCGGCGTGCATGCGCGGCAGGCGCTCGTGCTGGTCAATTATGGCGGCGGTACGGGGGCGGAGATCAAGGCATTATCAGAGAAAATTCAGGCGTCGGTGGCCGAAAAGTTCGGCATCCGGCTCAATGCAGAAGTCAATTTTATTTAG
- a CDS encoding T9SS type A sorting domain-containing protein, which translates to MSCMIASAQAQRFYSVVFDKLPKDMQLYARADDNLADVPISGRIELEGWDHMSVVVLRNNERVGYQRSAINYGGKTTGSFSLTPKIKAEMADYSFEVYACHEADSVQIVRRNEVVAGDFYVISGQSNASATIFGAWSSKYARTIARVPDAEPSILPGDTLWTAAAWSWTYVGAWGLEMQRTILERDSIPTCVINGSLPGAKLSEFLKRNPQDSSSFSLYGGLVKRVRVANPARIRAFIWMHGEQEVFENIGSYAEQYDELYKHWVHDYPEVEQFVVVQSNLIILRNDIQNPVGGSVRDFLRRTRYLYPKTDHFAAIGTPGYDAVHYSRAGFEEFGRRMYRFLAPTVYGSKDTDNVRCPDIKKAFYTNAEKKEITLVFEEGQDLKWPADSTVTGQDGKPLVLSLKNFFFLDGDEKKAPFSAGKAEGNQVTLTLKEPSTATKLSYLPSFYPENLPLIEPFSFNIAVFTGPYLRNKRGLGAFSFDNVGIGVRLANVELSTNRTFNSVIVSWKAVEGAKSYVLEKKTADNASYEPLKTLDANTLLFEDKDVEINAAYTYRIQAVSDVSESPYATARVELTPILGVEQNGQELSWQIYPNPVDDILKVGFKNPESGVIQVFNASGQSKVRSAYRAAKDWEMNISKWPAGTYLLQVEQKNGFKATQKFIKR; encoded by the coding sequence ATGAGCTGCATGATCGCCAGCGCACAGGCCCAGCGATTCTATTCCGTGGTTTTCGACAAGTTGCCGAAGGACATGCAGCTTTATGCGCGTGCCGACGATAACCTGGCCGATGTGCCCATTTCCGGCAGGATCGAACTCGAAGGCTGGGACCATATGTCGGTGGTAGTTTTGAGAAACAACGAGCGTGTCGGTTACCAGCGGTCGGCCATCAACTATGGCGGCAAAACGACCGGTTCTTTCAGCCTCACGCCGAAGATCAAGGCGGAAATGGCGGATTACTCGTTCGAAGTGTATGCCTGCCACGAAGCCGATTCGGTACAGATTGTCCGGCGGAATGAAGTGGTAGCGGGCGATTTTTACGTGATCAGCGGGCAGTCCAATGCATCGGCCACGATATTTGGCGCGTGGTCGAGCAAATATGCCCGCACGATCGCGCGGGTACCGGACGCCGAACCTTCCATATTGCCCGGCGATACGCTGTGGACTGCCGCGGCGTGGTCGTGGACATACGTGGGGGCGTGGGGGCTGGAAATGCAGCGCACCATCCTGGAACGCGACAGCATTCCTACCTGTGTGATTAATGGATCGCTTCCCGGTGCGAAACTGAGTGAATTTTTGAAAAGAAACCCGCAGGACTCTTCCAGCTTCTCGCTTTACGGCGGTTTGGTCAAAAGGGTTCGCGTGGCTAATCCGGCCCGCATCCGGGCGTTCATCTGGATGCATGGCGAGCAGGAAGTGTTCGAGAATATCGGCAGCTATGCCGAGCAATACGACGAGCTGTACAAGCATTGGGTCCACGATTATCCGGAAGTAGAGCAGTTTGTGGTCGTTCAGTCGAACCTCATCATCCTGCGCAACGACATTCAAAACCCGGTCGGCGGCTCGGTACGTGATTTTTTACGGAGAACAAGGTATTTATATCCCAAAACAGACCATTTCGCAGCGATCGGCACGCCTGGCTATGACGCCGTGCATTACAGCAGGGCGGGTTTCGAGGAGTTTGGCCGCCGGATGTACCGCTTTTTGGCCCCCACGGTCTACGGCTCGAAAGACACCGATAATGTGAGGTGCCCGGACATTAAAAAGGCGTTTTACACCAATGCGGAGAAAAAGGAGATTACCCTCGTTTTTGAGGAAGGCCAGGACTTGAAGTGGCCCGCCGATTCGACGGTGACAGGCCAGGACGGCAAACCGCTCGTGCTAAGCCTTAAAAACTTCTTTTTCCTCGACGGTGACGAAAAGAAGGCTCCTTTTTCGGCAGGAAAAGCCGAAGGTAACCAGGTAACGTTGACGCTGAAAGAACCGTCCACTGCGACAAAACTAAGCTACCTGCCTTCTTTTTACCCAGAAAACCTTCCGTTGATTGAACCGTTTTCATTCAACATCGCGGTCTTTACCGGTCCTTATTTGCGCAACAAGCGCGGGTTGGGCGCATTCTCCTTCGATAACGTAGGCATCGGCGTGCGACTGGCTAATGTGGAATTATCGACTAACCGGACATTCAACTCCGTGATTGTATCGTGGAAAGCGGTGGAAGGAGCGAAAAGTTACGTGCTCGAAAAGAAAACTGCCGATAATGCGTCTTACGAGCCATTGAAAACCCTCGATGCCAATACATTGCTTTTCGAGGATAAGGATGTGGAAATCAATGCGGCCTACACGTATCGCATTCAGGCCGTGAGCGACGTTTCCGAATCGCCTTATGCGACGGCGCGCGTGGAGCTGACGCCGATTTTGGGCGTAGAGCAAAACGGACAGGAACTGAGCTGGCAGATTTACCCCAACCCGGTTGATGATATACTGAAAGTAGGCTTCAAAAACCCGGAATCCGGCGTGATCCAGGTATTTAATGCCTCCGGTCAATCGAAAGTGCGCTCGGCTTACCGGGCCGCCAAAGACTGGGAAATGAATATCTCCAAATGGCCGGCAGGCACTTATCTCTTGCAGGTGGAGCAAAAGAACGGCTTTAAGGCTACGCAGAAGTTTATTAAGCGATAG
- the deoC gene encoding deoxyribose-phosphate aldolase codes for MENLSSYIDHTLLSPTASETAIRKICEEAWIHQFKAVCVPPVYVPYVMEMLEFCPIKIEVATVIGFPMGYSTTATKLAEAREALQYGATELDVVMNLAQFKSMAYLSIREELRQLADIAHERNALLKVIIETAYLDAFDLYTACEICAEAKADFVKTSTGFAPAGADVEIVRKMRSILPPEVKIKASGGIKTYEQAIAMIDAGAARIGTSSGVAIVTGA; via the coding sequence ATGGAAAACCTCTCCTCCTACATCGACCACACGCTGCTCAGTCCGACAGCCAGCGAAACCGCCATCCGCAAAATCTGCGAGGAAGCTTGGATACACCAGTTTAAAGCGGTGTGCGTGCCGCCCGTTTACGTGCCTTACGTGATGGAAATGCTGGAATTCTGCCCCATTAAGATCGAGGTCGCCACGGTGATCGGCTTTCCGATGGGCTATTCCACGACGGCCACAAAGTTAGCCGAAGCACGCGAAGCCCTGCAATATGGTGCTACCGAGCTGGATGTGGTCATGAACCTGGCGCAGTTCAAATCAATGGCCTATCTGAGCATCCGCGAGGAACTCCGGCAGCTTGCCGACATAGCCCACGAGCGGAACGCCTTGCTGAAAGTGATCATCGAAACGGCTTACCTCGATGCTTTCGACCTTTACACCGCCTGCGAAATCTGCGCCGAAGCGAAAGCCGATTTTGTCAAAACCTCCACGGGCTTTGCCCCTGCCGGCGCCGATGTGGAAATCGTGCGAAAAATGCGCAGCATTCTTCCTCCGGAAGTGAAAATCAAAGCTTCGGGCGGGATTAAAACGTACGAGCAGGCCATCGCGATGATCGACGCGGGCGCGGCGCGCATTGGTACATCATCGGGCGTTGCGATCGTGACCGGCGCATGA
- a CDS encoding 3-oxoacyl-ACP synthase III family protein: MYINTVSHYLPSEVIGNEYFTNLNNLSNEWIVERTGISERRKASADENTSTMAIRAVESLLETIPYSKNEIDLIVGATYTPYDTIVTLAHAVQHQLQIPDIPVVSISSACSSLLNAIEIVEGYFAMGKASKALVVVSDHNTAYYNEMDTVSGHLWGDGASALLISKERQTEGDMQIKKLITGGAATSGKAIEAVVLRPNDRGVVMPFGRDVFQNACVYMPKVSQQVLQECGLTINDLDYLIPHQANHRISLNVINTLGIPAEKLISNIQYLGNTGCAGCAIALSENKDKFKKGENIVITVFGGGYSYGAMLLTI, encoded by the coding sequence ATGTATATTAATACGGTTAGTCATTATCTGCCAAGCGAAGTTATTGGTAATGAATATTTTACAAATCTCAACAACCTATCCAACGAGTGGATCGTAGAAAGAACGGGAATCTCAGAAAGACGTAAAGCATCAGCAGACGAAAATACCTCGACCATGGCCATCCGGGCCGTCGAATCGTTACTTGAAACCATTCCATACAGTAAAAACGAGATAGATCTGATCGTTGGCGCTACTTACACGCCCTATGATACGATCGTAACCCTGGCCCACGCGGTACAGCACCAGCTCCAAATCCCCGACATTCCGGTTGTCAGCATTTCCTCGGCCTGCTCGTCGCTCCTTAACGCGATCGAGATCGTGGAAGGTTATTTTGCGATGGGTAAGGCGTCCAAGGCATTGGTGGTGGTATCGGATCACAATACGGCCTATTACAATGAGATGGATACCGTTTCCGGGCATTTGTGGGGGGATGGCGCCTCGGCGCTGCTGATTTCCAAAGAACGGCAAACGGAGGGCGATATGCAGATCAAAAAGCTCATTACCGGCGGTGCGGCCACCAGCGGCAAGGCGATCGAAGCGGTGGTGCTGAGGCCCAACGACCGCGGCGTGGTGATGCCATTCGGCCGCGATGTGTTCCAGAATGCATGCGTGTACATGCCCAAAGTGAGCCAGCAGGTGTTGCAGGAATGCGGTCTGACGATCAACGACCTCGATTATCTGATCCCGCACCAGGCCAATCACCGCATCAGCCTGAATGTGATCAACACCCTGGGTATTCCTGCCGAAAAACTAATTTCGAACATTCAATACCTCGGAAATACCGGCTGCGCAGGCTGCGCTATCGCCCTTTCGGAAAATAAGGATAAATTCAAAAAGGGAGAGAATATCGTGATCACCGTGTTCGGCGGCGGGTATTCTTACGGCGCAATGCTGCTTACTATTTGA